In one window of Clavelina lepadiformis chromosome 4, kaClaLepa1.1, whole genome shotgun sequence DNA:
- the LOC143451938 gene encoding uncharacterized protein LOC143451938, whose translation MPFSNSISFTPATTNLSNGSDFVLDGYGRNDWILPIVVNSVLLLLTIWIIISLIDHGIRTEKWSLKRRDELKLSSGIVYTSTIVNAFLALARFVASMVSFQVAFQDYCENAEDAAFYIYGFSTFSVHLFLWLRQRIFYTNSMLGIQFNVLLKILSAISIVLIFGAGLIVILLINIPSLYKPTPEGCTYKPSPEMENNLFKILLVGALLVILGQLIMVGLFIYPLQIVAGTNESCFSWQSIWKSSNISESGESRSTVMEVVSGTQPSMTSNVGTVRSQSAVPDLNKGKSGKRKRSSKTVRQVIGRTVILQICLITVYILRLVVTNFALEKYANRRVYNTLTDLNVFIDLMLIILSYTCCKEMFVSPILRCMK comes from the coding sequence ATGCCGTTTTCTAACTCCATCAGCTTTACTCCGGCTACAACAAACCTCTCAAACGGCTCCGATTTTGTGCTGGATGGATACGGAAGAAACGACTGGATTCTTCCAATTGTGGTTAACTCTGTTCTCCTCCTCCTAACTATTTGGATCATTATATCATTGATTGATCATGGGATCAGGACAGAGAAATGGAGCTTAAAGAGACGGGATGAGCTGAAACTGAGCAGTGGTATAGTTTACACTTCGACCATAGTCAACGCGTTCTTGGCGCTTGCCAGATTTGTGGCTTCGATGGTGTCATTTCAAGTGGCTTTTCAAGACTACTGCGAAAATGCGGAAGACGCCGCATTTTACATTTACGGATTTTCGACCTTTTCCGTACATCTATTCCTGTGGTTACGTCAACGCATCTTTTATACGAACAGTATGCTAGGCATCCAATTCAACGTTTTGCTGAAGATACTCAGCGCTATAAGCATTGTCTTAATTTTCGGAGCAGGCTTAATTGTTATCTTGCTCATCAACATCCCGTCGTTGTACAAACCTACCCCAGAAGGTTGCACGTACAAGCCAAGCCCTGAAATGGAAAATAATCTCTTCAAGATTTTGCTGGTTGGGGCGTTGTTGGTGATATTGGGACAGCTTATCATGGTCGGGCTTTTCATTTACCCTCTCCAGATTGTTGCAGGTACAAACGAAAGCTGTTTCAGCTGGCAGTCAATTTGGAAAAGCAGTAACATATCTGAAAGCGGCGAAAGCAGAAGCACAGTCATGGAAGTAGTATCTGGTACTCAGCCAAGCATGACCAGTAATGTGGGAACTGTGCGCAGTCAGTCAGCAGTACCTGACTTGAACAAAGGGAAAAGTGGGAAAAGGAAACGTTCCAGCAAAACCGTGAGACAGGTCATCGGTAGAACTGTCATTTTACAGATATGCCTGATCACTGTTTACATACTTCGTTTAGTTGTTACCAACTTTGCATTGGAAAAATACGCAAACAGAAGGGTGTATAATACTTTGACTGACCTAAATGTTTTCATCGATTTGATGTTGATAATTCTCTCATATACGTGCTGCaaagaaatgtttgtttcCCCAATACTAAGATGCATGAAATAA
- the LOC143452154 gene encoding uncharacterized protein LOC143452154 — MTNNLNETNSTESEPYIRWKQADWIIPEVINSLLIVATLWIIFSLIHFGIKHKKWSTNRMGNADKLSGGSVYTLTVVCAITALVRFINSQFAFNIGIGVGYDKECEIVSDSSFAWYSLVNFAVFIFLWLRQRIFYANNMLNVRFGILLKILSFSSIVILFLSGLATVLVNTIPVNFPSSREGCIYHKSENIGPIAWIVGIMVVIAGQFVLLGLFIYPLKRDFVQSICGCCPSAFHVWNTNRNKSSSVSSIQTRNSSFQSSNTVKSIMQRTIAFSIIAVAAHIIIILISSYAISSEGHRRVSTVVFDINAFFNVIFVICSFLSCKQMLFSPVLNENVTLAQTSSDIARSN, encoded by the coding sequence atgacaaataatttaaatgaaacaaattcGACTGAATCGGAACCTTACATCAGGTGGAAACAAGCAGACTGGATAATACCTGAGGTGATCAACTCTCTGCTTATCGTTGCTACTTTGTGGATCATATTTTCCTTGATTCATTTTGggataaaacacaaaaaatggaGCACAAACAGGATGGGAAACGCAGATAAACTGAGTGGAGGAAGTGTTTACACATTGACTGTAGTTTGTGCAATTACAGCACTTGTTAGGTTCATCAACAGCCAGTTTGCTTTTAACATTGGAATTGGTGTCGGTTACGACAAAGAATGTGAGATTGTATCAGATTCGTCGTTTGCTTGGTATAGCCTAGTTAATTTCGCAGTTTTCATTTTCCTTTGGTTACGTCAAAGAATCTTTTATGCAAACAACATGCTCAATGTAAGATTCggaattttgctgaaaatccTAAGCTTCAGTAGTATTGTAATCTTGTTCCTGTCAGGCCTAGCAACTGTACTAGTCAACACAATTCCTGTGAATTTTCCATCATCACGCGAAGGTTGCATTTATCACAAAAGCGAAAACATCGGACCTATCGCATGGATAGTTGGCATCATGGTGGTAATTGCAGGTCAGTTCGTTTTACTTGGGCTTTTCATATATCCACTCAAACGGGACTTCGTTCAAAGTATTTGTGGATGTTGTCCAAGTGCATTCCATGTATGGAACACCAATAGAAACAAGTCATCCAGTGTATCATCTATCCAAACTCGAAATTCATCATTCCAGTCATCGAATACAGTGAAGAGTATCATGCAGCGCACCATAGCATTCTCGATCATCGCGGTTGCCGCACATATTATAATAATCTTGATATCATCATACGCCATCAGCAGCGAAGGACATCGTCGTGTTTCCACAGTAGTTTTTGACATTAATGCATTCTTTAACGTCATCTTTGTCATTTGCTCGTTCTTGTCATGCAAACAAATGTTGTTTTCTCCGGTTTTGAATGAGAACGTTACACTTGCTCAGACGTCCTCCGACATTGCTCGCAGCAACTAA
- the LOC143453249 gene encoding uncharacterized protein LOC143453249 yields the protein MNDFNKTMKQEFENATSSLEVVRNKSSINYVRQVEPEWIIIQTSNIVLILATLWILISLIHYGKKAGKWKKVLTKNVDKLSGGDVYTSTVACAAMSLLRHLTTLVSLQVGFAFDQDWDCERVFYTNNMMRTGYSKVLRMLSAGSIIIITVAGFGVIFVNTLPFSYRSSPYGCVYVLSNGPLETTSWAVCAAVLVSGQVMLISLFAYPLHQNFDCSNLVDIFKCSCFNVGEESVTVRQGKYRLRVLSNDQSSNVGDDCLKTSEIAGVNAQEQKGGLQDISSRSRNEYTSSVSVVSKSLLNINSNNDKLGKTPIRRSKKTSKRCYVVVKKILQRTILFGLLSILTDITLIIISTYSLHGSAVQRRISVILFDVNVFFNLIFVICSFLSYKPMLTSPFQGNPEDVTKQHSSTSNA from the exons ATGaatgattttaacaaaactatgAAGCAAGAGTTTGAAAATGCTACAAGTTCCCTTGAAGTTGTGAGGAACAAGTCATCTATCAACTACGTCAGACAGGTGGAACCTGAGTGGATAATCATACAAACTAGTAACATCGTTTTGATCTTGGCAACTCTGTGGATACTCATATCATTGATCCACTACGGGAAAAAAGCAGGAAAGTGGAAAAAAGTATTGACAAAAAACGTGGATAAATTAAGTGGCGGTGACGTCTATACCTCCACTGTGGCATGTGCGGCTATGTCTCTACTACGCCACCTGACTACCTTAGTCTCACTCCAAGTTGGATTTGCTTTCGACCAAGACTGGGATTGCGAG CGAGTCTTCTACACCAACAATATGATGAGGACCGGATACAGCAAAGTTCTTCGCATGCTGAGCGCTGGTAGTATAATAATCATAACCGTCGCTGGCTTtggtgttatttttgtaaataccTTGCCCTTTTCCTACCGCTCTTCCCCGTATGGTTGCGTTTATGTGTTGTCTAATGGCCCTCTGGAAACGACATCTTGGGCGGTATGTGCTGCGGTATTAGTCAGCGGGCAGGTAATGCTTATAAGTCTTTTCGCTTACCCACTGCACCAAAACTTTGATTGCTCTAACCTCGTAgacattttcaaatgttcttgCTTCAACGTGGGAGAAGAAAGTGTGACTGTGAGGCAAGGAAAGTATCGCCTCCGCGTCCTCTCCAACGATCAGTCATCCAATGTTGGAGATGACTGTTTGAAGACGTCGGAGATTGCAGGAGTTAATGCTCAAGAGCAGAAGGGCGGGCTGCAAGACATTTCAAGTAGATCGAGAAACGAATACACTTCGTCAGTCAGCGTCGTCAGTAAGAGCCTTCTCAACATTAACTCAAACAATGACAAGTTGGGCAAGACGCCTATTCGTAGGTCTAAAAAGACTTCAAAGCGTTGCTACGTTGTTGTGAAAAAGATCCTACAGCGTACAATTCTCTTTGGCCTCTTATCTATTCTGACCGATATCACACTGATCATCATCTCAACTTACAGTCTCCATGGTTCTGCCGTACAGAGAAGAATATCGGTGATACTCTTCGACGTGAAcgttttttttaacttgattTTTGTTATCTGCTCGTTTCTTTCGTATAAGCCTATGTTGACGTCACCATTTCAAGGAAATCCTGAGGACGTTACGAAACAACACTCGTCGACTAGCAATGCTTGA